A segment of the Prochlorococcus marinus CUG1416 genome:
AAGTAAAAAAATTAACTAAACTGCAAGAAAACTATGTAAATAATGAATTAAATAATGAACTAAGAAAGCAAGGCGTAATTTTAAAAAACTATAAGGAACTAAATGAAAATCAAAGAAATTGGTGTGATAACTTCTTTACTTCATCTATATTTCCTTTATTAACTCCATTAGTTGTTGATCCAGCACATCCATTTCCTTTTATAAGTAATTTAAGTCTAAACTTAGCAGCTTTAATAAAGGATAGAGAAGCTTCTAAAAATCAGTTTGTAAGAATAAAAATACCAACAAAAAATATAAATCGATTTATACAAATTCCTAATGAATTAATTGAAAGTAATTATGAAAGTTCCCACTTTTTCATAAGTGTTGAAGATTTAATTGGGAATAATATAAATACTTTATTTAACGGAATGGAATGTATAAATTACTCTTTTTTTAGAGTGACAAGAGATGCAGATTTAGAATTAAAAGAGCTTGAAGCTGATGATCTTCTTTTAGCAGTTGAGCAAAGTTTGCAAAAGAGAAGATTAGGTGGAGACGTAGTTAGATTAGAAGTTGAATCAGATATGCCAGAAAATATTCTAAAATTACTAATTGAAAGTATCTCCATACAAGAAGAATATATATACTTTTGCAAAAGTTTATTAGGCCTTGACGATTTAAATCAGCTGACAAAAATTGATAGAGATGATTTAAAAGAAAATTTGCTAATTGGGAAAACTCACCCTCAATTAAAAAATTTAGATTTGCCTTCAAACAAAAACCCAAATTCTATTTTCAAGATACTCAGAAAAAAAAATATTCTACTTCATCATCCATACGACTTATTTAAAACTTCAGTTGAAGAATTTATAAATAAAGCAGCTGATGATCCACTTGTAATGGCTATTAAAATTACCTTATATCGAGTTTCAAAGGATTCACCTATTATTGCAGCTTTAATGAGAGCTGCAGAGAATGGAAAAGAAGTAATGACTCTTGTTGAACTAAAAGCCAGATTTGATGAAGACAATAATATTCAATGGGCAAAACAACTTGAACAAGCTGGAATTCATGTTGTATATGGAATCATAGGATTTAAAACACATACAAAAATAGCTTTAATAGTTAGAAAAGAAAAAGGACGATTAAGAAATTATTTTCATATTGGAACGGGAAATTATAACTCCAATACTTCAAGATTTTATACAGATTTAGGATTACTTTCAACAGATCCTGATATTGCATCAGATTTACTTGAGTTATTTAATTACTTATCAGGTTTTTCTAAACAAAAAAGTTATCAAAAATTATTAGTTTCTCCATCATCGATGAGAGAGAAGTTTATATTTCTCATAAAGAGAGAAATTAACAATGCAAAGGAAGGTAAAAAAGCTGAAATAATTGCAAAAATGAATTCTTTAGTAGACCCAGAAATAATTAAACTTCTTTATTTAGCTTCTGACTCAGGTGTAAAAATTAGCCTTATCATAAGAGGTATTTGTTGCTTATATCCACAAAGAAAAAATTTAAGTGAAAATATTAAAGTCATAAGCATTATTGGGCATTTTCTTGAACACTCAAGAATTTTTTGGTTTTGTAATAACGATGATAATGAAGTTTTTATTGGAAGTGCAGATTGGATGAGAAGAAACCTTGATAGAAGGATAGAGGCTGTTACTCCAATAGAAGATTCTGAATTAAAATCTCAACTAAAAACTCTTTTGCAAACATATATTCAAGATGATTACTTTTCTTGGGTCATGAAAGAGGATGGTTGTTATGCAAAATATACATTAGATTCAGCGGATAATCGTTCACAAATTGATCTCATAGAAAAATAAAAACAATATTTATTTTTATAACATTTAAAAAAATACTTAATATTTTAAATTTTTTTTTATTTTTATAAAAGCCTTTCATATCAAAAGATTTGAAGAAATCAGGACAAAAAAAGATTTTTTTGTCTTTAAAGTTTCAACGTAAAAGTAGTTTTTATTTCAATTTCAGTGCTAGCTTTTTAAAAAATCCATTATTTAGGAGGCCAGGGTGATGGGGATCCCTCTGGAATCTACAAAGAGCTCTTCAAAGAAAAATTTTGATGAGCCAAGATTACCAAACACTGCGGGCAAGTCTCGCAAATCAAAATCAAGTCTAGCTGCAAAACAAAGCCAAAAGAAATCTGGAAGACTCGCTTCAGATTCTATTGGATTTTACTTAAGTAGCATTGGTAAAGTACCTCTTTTGACTCCAGCAGAGGAAATAGAGTTAGCGCATCATGTTCAGAACATGAAAAAGTTGTTACAAATTCCTGAAACTGATCGAACGCAAAGAAATCTTTATCAAATTAAGATTGGCAAAAGAGCCAGAGATAGAATGATGGCGGCTAATCTAAGACTAGTTGTCTCCGTTGCAAAAAAATACCAAAACCAAGGGCTTGAATTATTGGACCTTGTCCAGGAAGGCGCTATTGGCCTTGAAAGAGCTGTAGATAAATTTGATCCTGCTATGGGATATAAATTCTCAACTTATGCTTACTGGTGGATTAGGCAAGGAATGACAAGGGCTATTGATAACAGTGCAAGAACAATCCGTTTGCCTATTCACATAAGTGAAAAGCTATCCAAAATGAGAAGAGTCTCTAGAGAATTGTCACATAAATTTGGTAGGCAACCTACCAGATTAGAAATGGCGACTGAGATGGGAATTGATCAAAAAGACTTAGAAGACTTAATTTCGCAAAGTGCTCCTTGTGCCTCCCTAGATGCTCATGCAAGAGGCGAAGAAGATAGAAGCACTCTAGGTGAACTAATACCTGATCCAAACTGCGAAGAGCCTATGGAGGGTATGGATAGAACTATTCAAAAAGAACATTTAGGAACTTGGCTTTCTCAATTAAATGAAAGAGAACAAAAAATCATGAAACTCAGATTTGGCCTAGATGGTGAAGAACCATTAACACTCGCAGAAATAGGGAGACAAATCAATGTTTCACGTGAAAGAGTAAGGCAACTAGAAGCTAAAGCAATATTAAAACTTAGAGTAATGACAACTCATCAAAAAGCGGCTTAAAAAAATTGATAAAATTTTTTGTAATTTTATTATATTTATTGTCAATTTTTTTAATATCAATAATTTTTAAAAAATATAATAAAGATAGCAGAGAAATCGTAAGAAAAATAATACATATCGGAATAGGACCATTAATACCAATTGCACAATTTTTAAAAATTGATCAAAATTCAGCTCTTATTTTTACGGGCCTTGTTTCATTAATGGTACTAATCAATTACACGTATAAATTATTTCCAACAATTGAAGATGTTGAGAGAAAAAGTTATGGAACATTATTTTATTGTCTAAGTTTATTTATTTTAATTTGTCTTTTCTGGGATAAAGATCCATATGCATTAATTACTGGATTTTTTATAATGACTTTTGGGGATGGATTAGCTGGTTTAATAGGCAAAAGCTTTAACTCAAAAAGTTGGATTTTTTTTAAACAAAAAAAATCTTTACTTGGTACTTTCACAATGTTTTTGACAAGCTTAATAGTTGTTTGCTCAATAGGATACTCCCAGCAAAATAGTTTTTATTTAAATTATTTTGTAATAGCTTCTTTGGCCACTGTTCTTGAACAATTTAGTGTTTTAGGGGTAGATAACTTTATTGTTCCAATCTCATCAGCATTATATTTTAATTTTTTTATAACTCACTAAGTGAATTGTATAAAATAGCGAGTAATTCTTTTGTTGTTTCTATATCTATACATGCATCTGTGATGCTTCTGCCAAACTCAAGATCCTCTTTTTTTGAAAGTTTTTGATTACCTTCCTGTAAATGACTTTCAAGCATAACTCCTAAAATATTTTTTTCACCATTACTAATTTGAGAAGCTATGTTTTTTAGCACTTCCGACTGTTTTCTGAAGTCTTTATTAGAATTTCCATGACTACAATCAATCATCACTTTGTGGGGAAGGTTACATAGCTTCAATTCAGCTGAAATCCTTTTAACATGATCACTTTCAAAATTTGGGCCTTTTGAACCGCCTCTTAAAACTATATGTCCATCTGGATTACCTGTAGTATTAACAATAGAAGCCATTCCATTTTCATTTACACCTAAGAAATGATGGGATTTGGAAGCTGCCTGCATTGCATTTATTGCAGTCGTAAAAGAACCATCTGTTCCATTTTTAAACCCTATAGGCATTGATAATCCTGATGCCATTTCCCTATGAGTTTGACTTTCAGTCGTCCTAGCACCTATCGCTGTCCAACTTATTAAATCGGCAATATATTGAGGAACAATTGGATCTAGTAATTCTGTAGCAGAAGGTATTCCACGAGTTGCTAGATATGAAAGCAAACTTCTTGCCCTTCTTAAACCAGTATTAATATCATAAGAATCATCTAGATGAGGATCATTTATAAGCCCCTTCCAACCAATAGTTGTTCTTGGCTTCTCAAAATATACTCGCATAATTATTTCTAATTTATCTTTATAAATTTCTCGAAAGTTTTGAATATATTTTGAATATTCCTTTGCCGCCTTTAGATCATGAATTGAACATGGGCCAACAATTACTAAAAGCTTCTGATCATTATGATGCAAAATATTTTGTATCGATCTTCTTGTTTTAGATACTGTATTAGCAGAGGCGTAATCTAAAGGTATATCATTATGTAATCTTCTTGGAGGTATTAATGGACGTGTTTCAACAACATGTAAATCTGATGTCTTTTCTAAAGATGAATTATTTGATGATGTCGTCATTGATTAATTAAGAAATTTGAATATTTAAAAAAGCATTTATGAATACTCTCCTTTTCAATATTAAAAATAACAATAGATTAGGCATTAAACCTTACTAATGAAGAATTTGGAAACATTGCTAAAAGATTATGCAGCTCATGTAGCTGAAAGAGCTAGCAAAGGTATACCTCCTTTACCTTTAAATGCTGAGCAAACAAATTGTGTCACAAAATTATTGGAAAAAGATAGTAATTACGATTCATCTTATTTACTTGATTTACTAATAAATAGAGTCCCTCCAGGAGTTGATGAGGCTGCTTATGTAAAAGCAAGCTGGCTTACAGCTATTGTTAATTCCGAAAAATATTGCAAATTAATTAATCCTGAAAAAGCAATTGAAATATTAGGAACAATGATAGGCGGATATAATGTAAATTCTTTGGTTGAAATACTTAAAGGAGAAAATAGTTTACTTGCTAAAAAATCAGCAGAAGTTTTAAAGAATATTATTCTAGTTTACGACTCGGCTAATGAAATTTATGAATTATCTCAAAATAATATTTATGCAAAAGAGGTTGTAAATAGTTGGGCGAATGCAGAATGGTTCAAAAATAAAAAAGTTCTAGAGAAAGAAATTACTTGTTTAGTATTTAAGGTTGACGGGGAGACAAACACAGACGACTTATCTCCGGCAGTACATGCTACAACACGCCCGGATATTCCGATGCACGCATTGGCTATGTTGGAATTTAAAAAACCAGATGGACTAAAGATTCTTGATGATTTAAAAAAACACAATTTACCCGTAGCTTATGTTGGAGATGTTGTTGGAACAGGGAGTTCTAGAAAATCTGCTATTAATTCACTCATTTGGCACATAGGCCAAGATATCGCTTTTGTTCCCAACAAAAAAACAGGTGGAATAATAATTGGTAGCAAAATAGCCCCTATTTTCTTTAATACTGCACAAGATTCAGGAGCTTTACCTATAGAAGCTGACGTATCTCATATGAAAACAGGAGATGTTATTAAAATATATCCTTATGAAGGCATTATTAACAAAATCAAAAAAGATTCAAATACTGAAGAATTAATAAGCAAATTCGACTTGTGCCCATCAACTCTTACTGATGAAATTCAATCTGGCGGCAGAATTAATCTTA
Coding sequences within it:
- a CDS encoding diacylglycerol/polyprenol kinase family protein produces the protein MIKFFVILLYLLSIFLISIIFKKYNKDSREIVRKIIHIGIGPLIPIAQFLKIDQNSALIFTGLVSLMVLINYTYKLFPTIEDVERKSYGTLFYCLSLFILICLFWDKDPYALITGFFIMTFGDGLAGLIGKSFNSKSWIFFKQKKSLLGTFTMFLTSLIVVCSIGYSQQNSFYLNYFVIASLATVLEQFSVLGVDNFIVPISSALYFNFFITH
- a CDS encoding RpoD/SigA family RNA polymerase sigma factor, producing MGIPLESTKSSSKKNFDEPRLPNTAGKSRKSKSSLAAKQSQKKSGRLASDSIGFYLSSIGKVPLLTPAEEIELAHHVQNMKKLLQIPETDRTQRNLYQIKIGKRARDRMMAANLRLVVSVAKKYQNQGLELLDLVQEGAIGLERAVDKFDPAMGYKFSTYAYWWIRQGMTRAIDNSARTIRLPIHISEKLSKMRRVSRELSHKFGRQPTRLEMATEMGIDQKDLEDLISQSAPCASLDAHARGEEDRSTLGELIPDPNCEEPMEGMDRTIQKEHLGTWLSQLNEREQKIMKLRFGLDGEEPLTLAEIGRQINVSRERVRQLEAKAILKLRVMTTHQKAA
- a CDS encoding 3-deoxy-7-phosphoheptulonate synthase, with product MTTSSNNSSLEKTSDLHVVETRPLIPPRRLHNDIPLDYASANTVSKTRRSIQNILHHNDQKLLVIVGPCSIHDLKAAKEYSKYIQNFREIYKDKLEIIMRVYFEKPRTTIGWKGLINDPHLDDSYDINTGLRRARSLLSYLATRGIPSATELLDPIVPQYIADLISWTAIGARTTESQTHREMASGLSMPIGFKNGTDGSFTTAINAMQAASKSHHFLGVNENGMASIVNTTGNPDGHIVLRGGSKGPNFESDHVKRISAELKLCNLPHKVMIDCSHGNSNKDFRKQSEVLKNIASQISNGEKNILGVMLESHLQEGNQKLSKKEDLEFGRSITDACIDIETTKELLAILYNSLSEL
- the ppk1 gene encoding polyphosphate kinase 1; translation: MKSQADVFINRELSWIEFNKRVLLTGMEKKYKILDKVKFCSIFSNNLDEFFMVRVASLKAQVEAGITKKSIDGLTPKEQLTKINKEVKKLTKLQENYVNNELNNELRKQGVILKNYKELNENQRNWCDNFFTSSIFPLLTPLVVDPAHPFPFISNLSLNLAALIKDREASKNQFVRIKIPTKNINRFIQIPNELIESNYESSHFFISVEDLIGNNINTLFNGMECINYSFFRVTRDADLELKELEADDLLLAVEQSLQKRRLGGDVVRLEVESDMPENILKLLIESISIQEEYIYFCKSLLGLDDLNQLTKIDRDDLKENLLIGKTHPQLKNLDLPSNKNPNSIFKILRKKNILLHHPYDLFKTSVEEFINKAADDPLVMAIKITLYRVSKDSPIIAALMRAAENGKEVMTLVELKARFDEDNNIQWAKQLEQAGIHVVYGIIGFKTHTKIALIVRKEKGRLRNYFHIGTGNYNSNTSRFYTDLGLLSTDPDIASDLLELFNYLSGFSKQKSYQKLLVSPSSMREKFIFLIKREINNAKEGKKAEIIAKMNSLVDPEIIKLLYLASDSGVKISLIIRGICCLYPQRKNLSENIKVISIIGHFLEHSRIFWFCNNDDNEVFIGSADWMRRNLDRRIEAVTPIEDSELKSQLKTLLQTYIQDDYFSWVMKEDGCYAKYTLDSADNRSQIDLIEK